The Triticum aestivum cultivar Chinese Spring chromosome 3A, IWGSC CS RefSeq v2.1, whole genome shotgun sequence genome includes a region encoding these proteins:
- the LOC123058244 gene encoding late embryogenis abundant protein 41-like, whose protein sequence is MALALSGSAAARALAQRLAPATARGYAAAASSGAMRRGAAAAADGKAAREAEKAAADASWVPDPVTGHYRPANRAAGADPADLRAAHLGQTYARA, encoded by the coding sequence ATGGCCCTCGCTCTCTCCGGCTCCGCTGCTGCCCGCGCGCTCGCCCAGCGGCTGGCCCCGGCCACCGCCAGGGGCTACGCGGCGGCGGCCTCCTCCGGGGCGATGAGGCGCGGCGCCGCGGCGGCCGCGGACGGGAAGGCGGCCAGGGAGGCCGAGAAGGCCGCGGCCGACGCCTCGTGGGTGCCCGACCCCGTCACCGGCCACTACCGCCCCGCCAACCGCGCCGCCGGCGCCGACCCCGCCGACCTCCGCGCCGCGCACCTCGGACAGACCTACGCACGGGCCTGA